The Mucilaginibacter mallensis genome has a segment encoding these proteins:
- a CDS encoding nuclear transport factor 2 family protein, with protein MENKIVQQIKNLFAGADERNWQKVEATMNDIVLLDYSSMTGIAATNLSPNYITTAWAAFLPGFDRTNHNLSGFIVKINGNDAAAHYPGKADHFLNHEIWVVKGTYDTKLKLVNRNWLITEHKFNFTQQSGNINLPALATQKMQKQVLIEQNRKMVDNFFVALETPKFEMLKELFAINGKQLNPYSPEGFPKSFDGAEGIYKQYSGLVETFGQMRFPREIFATEDPNFFFVKFRGKIEIKSGGKYENDYLGTFKLKDNKIIEYTEYFNQLVMAKAFGIAL; from the coding sequence ATGGAAAATAAAATAGTTCAACAGATCAAAAACCTTTTTGCCGGCGCTGACGAAAGAAACTGGCAAAAAGTTGAAGCAACTATGAATGATATTGTATTGTTAGATTATTCATCAATGACAGGTATTGCTGCAACTAATCTCAGTCCAAATTACATAACCACTGCTTGGGCAGCCTTTTTACCCGGATTTGATAGAACCAACCATAACTTATCGGGCTTCATTGTAAAAATAAATGGCAATGACGCGGCCGCTCATTATCCAGGGAAAGCAGACCATTTTCTCAACCATGAGATTTGGGTAGTGAAAGGAACCTACGATACGAAATTGAAATTAGTAAATAGAAATTGGCTTATTACAGAACACAAATTTAATTTCACTCAACAAAGTGGAAATATCAATTTACCTGCTTTGGCCACTCAAAAAATGCAAAAACAAGTATTGATAGAGCAAAATAGAAAAATGGTTGATAACTTCTTTGTGGCACTGGAAACCCCAAAATTTGAAATGCTTAAAGAGTTATTCGCCATAAATGGGAAACAACTAAATCCTTATTCACCCGAGGGCTTCCCAAAAAGTTTCGATGGTGCAGAAGGCATTTACAAACAATATAGTGGCCTGGTGGAAACCTTCGGCCAGATGCGTTTTCCCAGAGAGATATTTGCAACGGAAGACCCGAATTTCTTCTTTGTGAAGTTCAGAGGGAAAATCGAGATCAAGTCAGGAGGGAAATATGAGAATGACTACCTGGGAACTTTCAAACTGAAGGATAACAAGATCATTGAATACACAGAGTACTTCAACCAATTGGTAATGGCAAAAGCATTTGGGATTGCTTTATAG
- a CDS encoding RNA polymerase sigma factor — protein sequence MKNSELLADEKVLLARVASGDSNAYARIYTFYTPLIYRFIYPFTNASKEHTEEIIQDIFLKIWMRKETLIGLRSFEAYLFKMAKHQLIDARKRDQCLQKIMGQLGYQEEPMDSPSDNNLIYSEYLNSAKAAIGSLTPQRKKIFDMRTQQDMTIDEIAGSLNITRSAVKKQLYEAINFIKQHLHYHTDWPLLFLLIACFF from the coding sequence ATGAAAAATTCTGAGCTTCTTGCTGATGAAAAGGTGCTGCTTGCACGGGTCGCATCCGGAGACAGCAATGCCTATGCTCGGATTTATACTTTTTATACGCCTTTAATATATCGTTTTATATATCCTTTTACTAATGCCTCTAAAGAACATACTGAAGAAATAATTCAGGATATATTTTTGAAAATATGGATGCGTAAGGAAACATTGATTGGATTAAGGTCATTTGAAGCTTATTTATTTAAGATGGCTAAACATCAATTAATTGATGCCCGTAAGCGTGATCAATGTTTGCAAAAAATTATGGGTCAACTGGGCTATCAGGAAGAACCGATGGACTCACCTTCAGATAATAACCTGATATATTCAGAATATTTAAATTCAGCTAAAGCTGCAATTGGTTCATTAACTCCTCAACGGAAAAAAATATTTGATATGCGTACTCAGCAGGATATGACCATTGATGAAATTGCCGGCTCTTTGAATATAACCAGGTCTGCTGTAAAAAAACAACTGTATGAAGCTATTAATTTCATAAAACAGCATCTCCATTACCATACAGACTGGCCTCTTTTATTTCTATTGATCGCCTGCTTTTTTTAA
- a CDS encoding FecR family protein — MIQQEIILFLEKFANGTITVAEQEEFMELISTLDLKEYEQILESYQGILKHYPVNSITDADLLAKIENRIDKYEKPNTIVTLFSTWGKIAAAASILLFISIGGYFLWHKQAPGKQIVHNQPLHNDIAPGGNKAILILASGKQIVLTGAKNGTLAKQGAITISKTSNGQVVYTDASTAAQNTAFISYNSIETPRGGQYHLTLADGTNVWLNAASSIKYPTAFTGNERRVEITGEAYFEVKHDAAKPFRVICNGQIVEDLGTHFNINAYSDESAVKTTLLEGSVAVTSVGKNKILKPGEQAQLENGDIHLANVDVDEMVAWKNGLFDFKDANIGIVMRQLARWYDVDVEYEGKIPDILFTGKLHRDINAAQILDMLSYFKVHFKIENEGVKKKIIVMP, encoded by the coding sequence ATGATACAACAGGAAATTATACTTTTCTTAGAGAAATTTGCAAATGGAACTATAACGGTCGCCGAACAGGAGGAATTTATGGAACTGATTTCAACCCTCGACCTTAAAGAATATGAGCAAATACTCGAATCTTACCAGGGAATTCTGAAGCATTATCCGGTAAACAGTATTACTGACGCTGATTTGCTTGCTAAAATTGAGAACCGGATTGATAAATATGAAAAACCTAATACAATAGTTACCCTATTCTCCACCTGGGGGAAAATAGCCGCTGCCGCTTCCATCTTATTATTCATTTCAATTGGCGGGTACTTTTTATGGCATAAACAAGCACCCGGTAAGCAAATCGTCCATAATCAACCGCTGCATAATGATATCGCCCCTGGCGGCAACAAAGCTATATTGATTTTAGCTAGTGGAAAACAGATTGTTTTGACCGGTGCAAAAAATGGGACCTTAGCAAAACAAGGTGCAATTACCATTAGCAAAACCAGTAACGGGCAAGTAGTTTATACAGATGCCTCAACTGCCGCTCAAAACACAGCATTTATAAGCTACAACTCAATAGAAACACCGCGAGGCGGTCAGTACCATCTTACTTTAGCCGATGGCACCAATGTTTGGTTAAATGCAGCATCCTCTATAAAATACCCAACTGCCTTTACCGGTAATGAACGCCGGGTAGAGATTACCGGAGAAGCTTATTTTGAAGTGAAACACGATGCAGCCAAACCTTTCAGGGTCATCTGCAACGGTCAAATAGTCGAAGATTTAGGGACACACTTTAATATCAATGCTTACAGCGATGAAAGTGCAGTTAAGACCACTTTGCTTGAGGGGAGTGTAGCAGTGACATCAGTAGGTAAAAATAAAATACTTAAACCTGGTGAACAGGCACAGTTGGAGAACGGGGATATTCACCTGGCTAACGTAGATGTAGATGAAATGGTCGCATGGAAAAACGGATTGTTTGACTTTAAAGACGCAAATATCGGAATCGTTATGAGACAACTGGCGCGTTGGTATGATGTAGATGTAGAATATGAGGGGAAAATACCTGACATATTATTTACAGGGAAACTGCACAGGGATATAAATGCCGCACAAATTTTGGATATGCTGAGTTACTTTAAAGTTCACTTTAAGATTGAAAACGAGGGCGTCAAAAAGAAGATCATAGTAATGCCTTAA